The following coding sequences lie in one Cronobacter universalis NCTC 9529 genomic window:
- the yfcF gene encoding glutathione transferase: protein MSQPAITLWSDASFFSPYVMSVWVALQEKGLQFQLQTRDLSRNEHLQADWEGFALTRRVPLLVIDDFALSESSAITEYLEERFAPPVWERLYPHDIEKRARARQVQAWLRSDLGALREERPTDVIFGAARYAPLSADGQAAADKLIACAQALLPHGQQNLFGEWSLADSDLALMINRLVMHGDPVPEALADYAAFQWQRASVQRYIALSARRLG from the coding sequence ATGTCGCAGCCCGCCATTACGCTTTGGTCCGATGCCAGTTTCTTTAGCCCTTACGTGATGTCCGTGTGGGTGGCGCTTCAGGAAAAAGGGTTGCAGTTTCAGTTGCAAACCCGCGATTTATCGCGCAACGAACACTTACAGGCCGACTGGGAGGGCTTTGCCTTAACGCGCCGGGTGCCGCTGCTGGTAATCGACGATTTCGCGCTGAGCGAATCCTCCGCCATTACGGAATATCTCGAAGAACGCTTCGCGCCGCCGGTGTGGGAGCGTCTCTATCCGCACGATATCGAAAAACGCGCCCGCGCCCGTCAGGTGCAGGCGTGGCTGCGCAGCGATCTGGGCGCGTTGCGGGAAGAGCGCCCGACAGACGTTATCTTCGGCGCGGCACGCTACGCGCCGTTGAGCGCCGATGGCCAGGCGGCGGCGGATAAGCTTATCGCGTGCGCGCAGGCGTTACTGCCCCACGGGCAACAAAATCTGTTTGGTGAATGGTCGCTCGCGGATAGCGATCTGGCGCTAATGATTAACCGTCTGGTCATGCACGGCGATCCGGTGCCGGAAGCGCTTGCCGACTACGCCGCGTTCCAGTGGCAGCGCGCGTCGGTCCAGCGTTATATCGCACTTTCTGCCAGGCGTTTGGGCTGA
- the yfcD gene encoding NUDIX hydrolase YfcD gives MVEQNHLADMEWVDIVSEDNEVIAQSSRAQMRAERLRHRATYIVVHDGMGKILVQRRTDIKDFMPGMLDATAGGVVQAGEALLESARREAEEELGIAGVPFAEHGQFYFEDEHCRVWGGLFSCVSHGPFALQESEISEVCWMEPEEITARCDEFTPDTLKALSLWLSRNAGQESSGHSKEKEQEEKNPSLS, from the coding sequence ATGGTGGAGCAGAATCATTTGGCAGACATGGAATGGGTGGACATTGTCAGTGAAGACAATGAGGTGATAGCGCAGTCCAGCCGGGCGCAGATGCGCGCAGAACGTTTGCGTCACCGCGCGACCTATATCGTGGTGCATGATGGCATGGGCAAAATCCTGGTGCAGCGCCGCACCGATATCAAAGACTTTATGCCTGGCATGCTCGACGCCACCGCCGGCGGCGTGGTGCAGGCGGGCGAAGCGCTGCTTGAGAGCGCCCGTCGCGAGGCGGAAGAGGAGCTGGGCATCGCGGGCGTTCCTTTTGCCGAGCATGGACAGTTCTACTTTGAAGATGAGCATTGCCGCGTCTGGGGCGGGCTGTTCAGCTGCGTCTCCCACGGCCCGTTCGCGCTTCAGGAGAGCGAAATCAGCGAAGTATGCTGGATGGAGCCGGAAGAGATAACGGCGCGCTGCGATGAATTTACGCCGGATACGCTAAAAGCGCTTTCGCTCTGGCTGAGCCGTAACGCGGGCCAGGAGAGCAGCGGTCACAGTAAAGAGAAAGAGCAGGAAGAGAAAAACCCCTCGCTCAGTTAA
- a CDS encoding TetR/AcrR family transcriptional regulator: protein MSVARPRSEDKRMAILEAATEAIAEAGLGAPTALIARKAGVAEGTVFRYFASKDDLYNALYVHLKQDFCRSMIGKLDSNNDHKENIRYVWNSFIDWGLTKPEANLAARKLEVSSRITDESEKLVTDIYPELHELCEKCILPLFRSSEFRAFGDDIFFALAQTTMDFATREPARSDEFKAVGFDTLWRALCES, encoded by the coding sequence ATGTCCGTGGCGCGTCCCCGCAGTGAAGATAAAAGAATGGCGATTCTCGAAGCCGCCACCGAAGCGATAGCCGAGGCGGGACTTGGCGCACCGACGGCGCTTATCGCGCGTAAAGCGGGTGTGGCTGAAGGCACCGTGTTTCGCTATTTCGCCTCCAAGGACGACCTGTATAACGCGCTGTATGTTCATCTGAAGCAGGATTTCTGCCGTTCGATGATAGGCAAGCTCGACAGTAACAACGACCATAAAGAAAATATTCGTTACGTCTGGAACAGCTTTATCGACTGGGGACTGACCAAACCGGAAGCCAATCTGGCCGCGCGTAAGCTCGAAGTCAGCAGCCGTATTACCGATGAGAGCGAAAAGCTTGTGACCGATATCTATCCGGAGCTCCATGAGCTTTGCGAGAAATGCATTTTGCCGTTGTTCCGCTCCAGTGAATTTCGCGCGTTTGGCGATGATATATTCTTTGCGCTGGCGCAGACGACCATGGATTTCGCGACGCGCGAGCCGGCGCGCTCTGACGAGTTTAAAGCCGTGGGATTTGATACGTTGTGGCGGGCGTTGTGCGAAAGCTAA
- the yfcG gene encoding GSH-dependent disulfide bond oxidoreductase produces the protein MLDLYYAPTPNGHKVTLFLEEAGLEYRLHRVDISKGEQFKPEFLAIAPNNKIPAIIDHAPSDGGPPLSVFESGAILLYLAEKSGKLLSGELRERQVTLQWLFWQVAGFGPMLGQNHHFNHFAPQAVPYAIERYQVETQRLYGVLNKRLEKCPWLGGERYSIADIATYPWVVSHERQRIDLDNFPAVSNWFERIKHRPATERAYQLAGT, from the coding sequence ATGCTGGATCTCTACTACGCCCCGACGCCGAACGGCCATAAAGTCACGCTGTTTCTTGAAGAGGCCGGGCTGGAGTACCGCCTCCACCGCGTTGACATCAGCAAGGGCGAGCAGTTTAAGCCGGAATTTCTCGCCATTGCGCCGAACAATAAAATCCCCGCCATTATCGACCACGCGCCGTCCGACGGCGGCCCGCCGCTGAGTGTGTTTGAGTCGGGCGCGATCTTGCTCTATCTCGCCGAGAAAAGCGGCAAGCTGCTGAGCGGCGAACTGCGGGAGCGTCAGGTGACCTTGCAGTGGCTGTTCTGGCAGGTCGCCGGTTTCGGGCCGATGCTCGGCCAGAATCACCACTTCAACCATTTCGCGCCGCAGGCGGTGCCCTACGCCATTGAACGTTACCAGGTGGAGACGCAGCGGCTGTACGGCGTGCTGAATAAGCGTCTGGAGAAATGCCCGTGGCTTGGCGGCGAGCGTTACAGCATCGCCGATATCGCCACCTATCCCTGGGTGGTGTCGCACGAGCGCCAGCGAATCGACCTCGATAACTTTCCGGCGGTCAGCAACTGGTTTGAGCGCATTAAACATCGCCCGGCGACCGAACGCGCGTATCAGCTCGCTGGCACTTAA
- the yfcE gene encoding phosphodiesterase → MKLMFASDIHGSLPAAELLLARFADSDARWLVLLGDFLNHGPRNPLPEGYAPGEVAKRLNTVADRIIAVRGNCDSEVDQMLLEFPITAPWQQVLLAKQRLFLTHGHLYSPDNLPPLAAGDVLVYGHTHLPVAARHGEQIHFNPGSVSMPKGGYPASYGFLNDDTLSVITLETSQVIAQIAISP, encoded by the coding sequence ATGAAGCTGATGTTTGCTTCGGATATTCACGGCTCGCTGCCTGCCGCGGAGCTTCTGCTGGCGCGCTTTGCCGACAGCGACGCCCGCTGGCTGGTATTGCTGGGGGATTTTTTAAATCACGGGCCGCGTAACCCGCTTCCTGAGGGCTATGCCCCGGGCGAGGTGGCGAAACGGCTTAACACCGTGGCGGACCGCATTATCGCGGTGCGCGGCAACTGTGACAGCGAAGTCGACCAGATGCTGCTGGAATTCCCCATCACCGCACCCTGGCAGCAGGTGCTGCTGGCAAAACAGCGGCTCTTTTTGACGCACGGTCATCTCTACAGCCCCGATAACCTGCCGCCGCTGGCCGCAGGCGATGTGCTGGTTTACGGCCACACGCATCTTCCGGTGGCCGCGCGCCACGGCGAGCAGATCCACTTTAATCCAGGCTCCGTCAGTATGCCGAAAGGCGGGTACCCGGCAAGCTACGGCTTCCTGAATGACGATACGCTGAGCGTCATCACCCTGGAAACCTCGCAGGTTATTGCACAGATCGCGATTTCCCCTTAA